The following coding sequences lie in one Arthrobacter sp. PGP41 genomic window:
- a CDS encoding SDR family oxidoreductase yields the protein MRIAVAGGTGTVGRHVVAVAKERGHHVVSLSRAEGVDLVKGHGLAQALAGMDTVIDVSGIQTTSTKQAVDFYTNATQNLLAAEQEAGVQHHVALSIVGIDGVTSGLYAGKLVQEDEVRHGGVPWTLLRSTQFHEFVPLTVKIGTVGPLVAVPKMFTQPVAAREVAEALVDAAEAGPQGRINDLGGPRAEELADLVRSYLAKTGERKKVLEAVLPGRMGKAMRSGALIPAPGAAVGRQTFQQWLQAGNSDAG from the coding sequence ATGAGGATCGCCGTTGCAGGGGGAACCGGTACCGTCGGGCGCCACGTGGTAGCCGTAGCGAAGGAACGCGGCCACCACGTCGTCAGCCTGAGCCGTGCGGAGGGCGTGGACCTGGTGAAGGGGCACGGCCTGGCCCAGGCCCTCGCCGGTATGGACACCGTGATCGACGTCTCCGGGATCCAGACCACCTCCACCAAGCAGGCCGTGGACTTCTACACCAATGCCACCCAGAACCTGCTCGCGGCGGAACAGGAAGCGGGCGTGCAGCACCACGTGGCACTCTCCATCGTGGGGATCGACGGCGTCACGTCCGGCCTGTATGCGGGAAAGCTGGTGCAGGAGGACGAGGTCCGCCACGGCGGCGTCCCGTGGACCCTGCTCCGCTCTACCCAGTTCCACGAGTTCGTCCCGCTGACGGTGAAGATCGGGACGGTGGGCCCGCTGGTGGCCGTTCCAAAAATGTTCACCCAGCCCGTAGCTGCCCGTGAGGTGGCCGAGGCCCTGGTGGACGCCGCGGAGGCGGGACCGCAGGGACGGATCAATGACCTCGGGGGGCCGCGGGCCGAGGAACTCGCAGACCTCGTGCGCTCCTATCTCGCGAAGACCGGCGAGCGCAAAAAGGTCCTGGAGGCAGTGCTGCCAGGCCGGATGGGCAAAGCCATGCGCAGCGGCGCGCTGATCCCGGCGCCGGGTGCCGCCGTCGGACGCCAAACATTCCAGCAGTGGCTGCAAGCCGGGAATTCGGACGCCGGATAG